One Gambusia affinis linkage group LG15, SWU_Gaff_1.0, whole genome shotgun sequence genomic window carries:
- the wdr44 gene encoding WD repeat-containing protein 44 isoform X1: MASDTSDNEEFYDAPEDVTLSPKETLAKLVIPSPQETSEGSVNPVENVTCASTETQQDDSLQIIDSIIEESQKGCAIDVCEVVELLDQLQVDVKPEPKEESEAGGVPLETTVLVVAPELVKGSEERQESVTTNGEFSLVAAELPTLPGPSAESQERVQPPDLTSTIAHSQADAAAALVAEAEKEQRPADILDQVPFTDRPVPTDSPGPLKPPRQFTVEPDIVASTKKPPPTRPPPPGGVPPPRPPPPSCRNLPSRMSQECVRPSGLEVSAVSSVSGDSLEPSGLMSPSSTVRCLTKDLQHSLDLASATSGDKVVTAQENEDEPALSQSGGQTPGPQRPRSNSGRELTDEEILASVMIKNLDTGEEIPLIQAEEKLPTGINPLTLHIMRRTKEYITNDAAQSDDDDKSQAPLTDTDGGKLKQRTTQLKKFLGKSVKKAKHLAEEYGEKAVNKVKSVRDEVFHTDPDDPSSSDDEGMPYTRPAKFKAAHSFKGPFDFDQIKVVQDLSGEHTGAVWTMKFSHCGRLLATAGQDNIVRIWVLKTAFDYFNNMRLKYNTEGRVSPSPSQESLCSSKSDTDPGASSAPEDPDTEDRNAPFRQVPFCKYKGHTADLLDLSWSKNFFLLSSSMDKTVRLWHISRRECLCCFQHIDFVTAIAFHPRDDRYFLSGSLDGKLRLWNIPDKKVALWNEVDGQTRLITAANFCQNGKYAVIGTYDGRCIFYDTERLKYHTQIHVRSTRGRNKVGRKITGIEPLPGENKILVTSNDSRIRLYDLRDLSLSMKYKGYVNSSSQIKASFSHDYSFIVSGSEDKYVYIWSTYHDLSKFTSVRRDRNDFWEGIKAHNAVVTSAVFAPHPDLIVPQETLAEKPEADRKSLDSTDSETIPSGALKTDHTEVLLSADFTGAIKVFINVKKY; encoded by the exons ATGGCGTCAGATACAAGTGACAACGAAGAATTCTACGATGCTCCAGAGGACGTCACCTTGTCTCCGAAAGA GACTCTTGCAAAGCTTGTCATTCCTTCACCTCAG gAGACGTCAGAGGGTTCGGTGAATCCAGTAGAAAATGTGACCTGTGCCTCAACGGAAACCCAGCAGGATGATTCTCTGCAG ATCATTGATAGCATCATCGAGGAGAGTCAAAAAGGATGCGCTATCGATGTCTGCGAGGTGGTGGAGTTGTTGGATCAACTGCAGGTTGACGTGAAACCCGAGCCAAAAGAAGAGTCGGAAGCTGGGGGCGTTCCCCTGGAGACCACCGTCCTGGTCGTCGCACCCGAACTTGTCAAGGGGTCGGAGGAGCGCCAGGAAAGCGTTACGACAAATGGAGAATTCTCTTTAGTTGCTGCCGAACTCCCAACTCTGCCTGGACCTTCAGCCGAGTCGCAAGAGCGAGTGCAGCCTCCGGACCTCACCAGCACCATCGCTCACAGTCAGGCGGACGCTGCCGCCGCTCTGGTGGCGGAAGCGGAGAAGGAGCAGAGACCGGCAGACATCTTGGACCAAGTTCCCTTCACAGACAGGCCCGTTCCAACAGACTCGCCGGGGCCCTTGAAACCCCCCCGACAATTCACAGTAGAACCCGATATCGTAGCCAGCACAAAGAAGCCTCCTCCCACGCGGCCACCGCCTCCTGGTGGGGTTCCACCGCCCAGACCTCCACCGCCGTCTTGCCGCAACTTACCCTCCAGGATGTCTCAGGAATGTGTGAGGCCAAGTGGACTGGAGG tatctGCAGTGAGTTCGGTTAGCGGTGATTCTCTGGAGCCGTCTGGCCTGATGTCTCCCTCCAGCACAGTGAGGTGTCTAACTAAAGACCTGCAGCATTCCCTGGATCTGGCCAGCGCCACGAGTGGAGACAAGGTGGTGACGGCACAG gaAAATGAGGATGAACCAGCCTTATCCCAGAGTGGAGGACAAACCCCTGGCCCTCAGCGTCCTCGTTCTAACTCTGGCAGAGAACTGACAGACGAA GAAATACTAGCCAGTGTCATGATCAAGAACTTGGACACTGGAGAGGAGATTCCCTTGATTCAAGCTGAGGAGAAACTTCCTACAGGAATCAACCCTCTCACTCTGCACATCATGAGGAGGACCAAGGAGTACATAAC tAATGATGCGGCACAGTCGGACGACGATGACAAGTCTCAGGCGCCGCTGACGGACACGGATGGAGgaaaactgaagcagagaac GACCCAGCTAAAAAAATTCCTGGGCAAATCTGTGAAGAAAGCCAAGCACCTTGCTGAGGAATATGGGGAGAAAGCAGTCAATAAAGTGAAAAGTGTGCGTGATGAAG TGTTCCACACAGATCCCGATGATCCTTCCTCCAGTGATGATGAGGGTATGCCCTACACCAGACCGGCCAAGTTCAAGGCAGCTCACAGCTTCAAGGGTCCCTTCGACTTTGACCAGATTAAGGTCGTGCAGGATTTGAGCGGAGAGCACACG GGAGCCGTTTGGACAATGAAGTTTTCTCATTGCGGGAGGCTTCTGGCGACTGCAGGCCAGGATAATATTGTTCGCATCTGGGTCCTGAAGACCGCCTTTGACTACTTCAATAATATGAGATTAAAGTACAACACTGAAG GTCGagtttctccttctccttctcagGAAAGCTTGTGCTCGTCTAAATCTGACACAGATCCAGGG GCAAGCTCTGCCCCAGAGGACCCAGACACCGAAGACAGAAATGCCCCTTTCCGCCAAGTTCCCTTCTGCAAGTACAAGGGTCACACAGCCGACCTGTTGGACTTGTCCTGGTCAAAG AACTTTTTCCTGCTCTCGTCCTCCATGGATAAGACGGTTAGATTGTGGCACATATCCAGGAGAGAGTGCCTCTGCTGCTTTCAGCACATTGATTTTGTCACAGCCATCGCTTTCCACCCCAGA GATGACAGATACTTTTTAAGCGGTTCTCTCGACGGCAAACTCCGACTTTGGAACATTCCAGACAAGAAGGTGGCTCTGTGGAACGAGGTGGACGGTCAAACACGACTCATCACCGCCGCCAACTTCTGCCAAAACGGAAAATACGCCGTCATCGGCACCTACGATGGACGCTGCATCTTCTACGACACAGAG CGACTGAAATACCACACTCAAATTCACGTGAGATCAACTAGAGGGAGGAACAAAGTAGGCCGCAAAATTACCGGCATTGAGCCCCTGCCTGGAGAGAACAAG ATTTTGGTTACCTCAAACGATTCCCGCATTCGCCTTTATGACCTGAGGGACTTGTCCCTGTCCATGAAGTACAAGGGTTATGTCAACAGCAGCAGCCAGATTAAAGCCAGCTTCAG CCATGACTACTCCTTCATCGTCAGTGGCTCAGAAGATAAATACGTTTACATCTGGAGCACTTACCACGATTTGAGCAAATTCACATCTGTACGACGAGACCGCAATGACTTCTGGGAAGGAATTAAAG CACACAACGCAGTGGTCACCTCCGCCGTGTTTGCTCCCCATCCAGATCTTATTGTCCCTCAAGAAACACTCGCAGAGAAACCAGAAGCGGACCGCAAGAGCCTGGACTCCACCGACTCCGAGACGATACCATCAG GAGCCCTGAAAACCGATCACACGGAGGTTCTGCTCTCTGCTGACTTCACGGGAgcaattaaagtttttatcaaCGTCAAAAAGTACTGA
- the wdr44 gene encoding WD repeat-containing protein 44 isoform X2: MASDTSDNEEFYDAPEDVTLSPKETLAKLVIPSPQETSEGSVNPVENVTCASTETQQDDSLQIIDSIIEESQKGCAIDVCEVVELLDQLQVDVKPEPKEESEAGGVPLETTVLVVAPELVKGSEERQESVTTNGEFSLVAAELPTLPGPSAESQERVQPPDLTSTIAHSQADAAAALVAEAEKEQRPADILDQVPFTDRPVPTDSPGPLKPPRQFTVEPDIVASTKKPPPTRPPPPGGVPPPRPPPPSCRNLPSRMSQECVRPSGLEVSSVSGDSLEPSGLMSPSSTVRCLTKDLQHSLDLASATSGDKVVTAQENEDEPALSQSGGQTPGPQRPRSNSGRELTDEEILASVMIKNLDTGEEIPLIQAEEKLPTGINPLTLHIMRRTKEYITNDAAQSDDDDKSQAPLTDTDGGKLKQRTTQLKKFLGKSVKKAKHLAEEYGEKAVNKVKSVRDEVFHTDPDDPSSSDDEGMPYTRPAKFKAAHSFKGPFDFDQIKVVQDLSGEHTGAVWTMKFSHCGRLLATAGQDNIVRIWVLKTAFDYFNNMRLKYNTEGRVSPSPSQESLCSSKSDTDPGASSAPEDPDTEDRNAPFRQVPFCKYKGHTADLLDLSWSKNFFLLSSSMDKTVRLWHISRRECLCCFQHIDFVTAIAFHPRDDRYFLSGSLDGKLRLWNIPDKKVALWNEVDGQTRLITAANFCQNGKYAVIGTYDGRCIFYDTERLKYHTQIHVRSTRGRNKVGRKITGIEPLPGENKILVTSNDSRIRLYDLRDLSLSMKYKGYVNSSSQIKASFSHDYSFIVSGSEDKYVYIWSTYHDLSKFTSVRRDRNDFWEGIKAHNAVVTSAVFAPHPDLIVPQETLAEKPEADRKSLDSTDSETIPSGALKTDHTEVLLSADFTGAIKVFINVKKY; this comes from the exons ATGGCGTCAGATACAAGTGACAACGAAGAATTCTACGATGCTCCAGAGGACGTCACCTTGTCTCCGAAAGA GACTCTTGCAAAGCTTGTCATTCCTTCACCTCAG gAGACGTCAGAGGGTTCGGTGAATCCAGTAGAAAATGTGACCTGTGCCTCAACGGAAACCCAGCAGGATGATTCTCTGCAG ATCATTGATAGCATCATCGAGGAGAGTCAAAAAGGATGCGCTATCGATGTCTGCGAGGTGGTGGAGTTGTTGGATCAACTGCAGGTTGACGTGAAACCCGAGCCAAAAGAAGAGTCGGAAGCTGGGGGCGTTCCCCTGGAGACCACCGTCCTGGTCGTCGCACCCGAACTTGTCAAGGGGTCGGAGGAGCGCCAGGAAAGCGTTACGACAAATGGAGAATTCTCTTTAGTTGCTGCCGAACTCCCAACTCTGCCTGGACCTTCAGCCGAGTCGCAAGAGCGAGTGCAGCCTCCGGACCTCACCAGCACCATCGCTCACAGTCAGGCGGACGCTGCCGCCGCTCTGGTGGCGGAAGCGGAGAAGGAGCAGAGACCGGCAGACATCTTGGACCAAGTTCCCTTCACAGACAGGCCCGTTCCAACAGACTCGCCGGGGCCCTTGAAACCCCCCCGACAATTCACAGTAGAACCCGATATCGTAGCCAGCACAAAGAAGCCTCCTCCCACGCGGCCACCGCCTCCTGGTGGGGTTCCACCGCCCAGACCTCCACCGCCGTCTTGCCGCAACTTACCCTCCAGGATGTCTCAGGAATGTGTGAGGCCAAGTGGACTGGAGG TGAGTTCGGTTAGCGGTGATTCTCTGGAGCCGTCTGGCCTGATGTCTCCCTCCAGCACAGTGAGGTGTCTAACTAAAGACCTGCAGCATTCCCTGGATCTGGCCAGCGCCACGAGTGGAGACAAGGTGGTGACGGCACAG gaAAATGAGGATGAACCAGCCTTATCCCAGAGTGGAGGACAAACCCCTGGCCCTCAGCGTCCTCGTTCTAACTCTGGCAGAGAACTGACAGACGAA GAAATACTAGCCAGTGTCATGATCAAGAACTTGGACACTGGAGAGGAGATTCCCTTGATTCAAGCTGAGGAGAAACTTCCTACAGGAATCAACCCTCTCACTCTGCACATCATGAGGAGGACCAAGGAGTACATAAC tAATGATGCGGCACAGTCGGACGACGATGACAAGTCTCAGGCGCCGCTGACGGACACGGATGGAGgaaaactgaagcagagaac GACCCAGCTAAAAAAATTCCTGGGCAAATCTGTGAAGAAAGCCAAGCACCTTGCTGAGGAATATGGGGAGAAAGCAGTCAATAAAGTGAAAAGTGTGCGTGATGAAG TGTTCCACACAGATCCCGATGATCCTTCCTCCAGTGATGATGAGGGTATGCCCTACACCAGACCGGCCAAGTTCAAGGCAGCTCACAGCTTCAAGGGTCCCTTCGACTTTGACCAGATTAAGGTCGTGCAGGATTTGAGCGGAGAGCACACG GGAGCCGTTTGGACAATGAAGTTTTCTCATTGCGGGAGGCTTCTGGCGACTGCAGGCCAGGATAATATTGTTCGCATCTGGGTCCTGAAGACCGCCTTTGACTACTTCAATAATATGAGATTAAAGTACAACACTGAAG GTCGagtttctccttctccttctcagGAAAGCTTGTGCTCGTCTAAATCTGACACAGATCCAGGG GCAAGCTCTGCCCCAGAGGACCCAGACACCGAAGACAGAAATGCCCCTTTCCGCCAAGTTCCCTTCTGCAAGTACAAGGGTCACACAGCCGACCTGTTGGACTTGTCCTGGTCAAAG AACTTTTTCCTGCTCTCGTCCTCCATGGATAAGACGGTTAGATTGTGGCACATATCCAGGAGAGAGTGCCTCTGCTGCTTTCAGCACATTGATTTTGTCACAGCCATCGCTTTCCACCCCAGA GATGACAGATACTTTTTAAGCGGTTCTCTCGACGGCAAACTCCGACTTTGGAACATTCCAGACAAGAAGGTGGCTCTGTGGAACGAGGTGGACGGTCAAACACGACTCATCACCGCCGCCAACTTCTGCCAAAACGGAAAATACGCCGTCATCGGCACCTACGATGGACGCTGCATCTTCTACGACACAGAG CGACTGAAATACCACACTCAAATTCACGTGAGATCAACTAGAGGGAGGAACAAAGTAGGCCGCAAAATTACCGGCATTGAGCCCCTGCCTGGAGAGAACAAG ATTTTGGTTACCTCAAACGATTCCCGCATTCGCCTTTATGACCTGAGGGACTTGTCCCTGTCCATGAAGTACAAGGGTTATGTCAACAGCAGCAGCCAGATTAAAGCCAGCTTCAG CCATGACTACTCCTTCATCGTCAGTGGCTCAGAAGATAAATACGTTTACATCTGGAGCACTTACCACGATTTGAGCAAATTCACATCTGTACGACGAGACCGCAATGACTTCTGGGAAGGAATTAAAG CACACAACGCAGTGGTCACCTCCGCCGTGTTTGCTCCCCATCCAGATCTTATTGTCCCTCAAGAAACACTCGCAGAGAAACCAGAAGCGGACCGCAAGAGCCTGGACTCCACCGACTCCGAGACGATACCATCAG GAGCCCTGAAAACCGATCACACGGAGGTTCTGCTCTCTGCTGACTTCACGGGAgcaattaaagtttttatcaaCGTCAAAAAGTACTGA
- the zgc:163098 gene encoding U2 snRNP-associated SURP motif-containing protein isoform X1, with product MADRKRKPAASIKPITKKEKVELKKKEEEKAAEVFEEFVASFETSEKSKVKTFVRGGIVNATKEEEEAEIKKSKLYRPTTKFVPVSQHASPTSSSDSKKSAFKKKTEEKKKSNLELFKEELKLIQEEREERHKRKKNDSEAGGEGGGYGDLDVPLSGRSMLYDDLTAPVTTNLYINCISPKMNEDLLCREFCKYGPLASVKIMWPRTDEERCRTSNRAFVAFMTRKDAERAMAALDGKVIMGFEMKLGWGKPARIPPQPLYTPAGVRVAPPPPSGLPFNAQPRDRFRNDFTKPLGSSKAELDKTLSEAVVKVVIPTERNLLFLIHRMVEFVVREGPLFEAMIMNKEKNNPDYRFLFDNKSQDHVYYRWKLFSILQGESPTKWRTAEFRLFRGGSLWRPPILNSYTERSDEGAAVEEAAPPEEEVKKGQLRAEHRQRLETLVEELTPSREDIASAMLFCLDRADAAEEVVGHISESFCSLQVPLQKKISRLYLVSDILHNSCAKVAGASYYRKYFESKLPQIFEHLHAAHKNIQARLQAEQFKQKAMNCFRAWEDWAIYPPPYLIQLQNIFLGFAKAGEEETDTPEEVSGEIDGAPLNRRLIDGLPMGKTPVDDIDGCPMGWDPLDGVPVDDIDGVPLNAPIDDIDGVPLDESKLPLSRVPLSKWEKIGDTVQTDSKWDTLGEQGDEKKVHISCNSQDEDEDSESDSSADSCRSPNYEGAVLSESKRKRLREVEVKVMKLQDELESGKRQKKSGMSIQQQVENYRKKLLQKEFHKDEEKTERSKSKDGQREERRHKDRSKRNEDGDRRLSSKLGEKLRKSRSISPSRTKSPKWSKRSRSPSPDQKVSKSKSRSPHRSHKKAKKSKH from the exons gaggaagagaaagcTGCTGAAGTTTTTGAAGAATTTGTTGCATCTTTTGAAACCAGTGAAAAAAGCAAAGTGAAGACTTTTGTACGTGGGGGAATTGTAAATGCGACTAAAG aggaggaagaagcagaaataaagaaaagtaagCTGTACCGACCCACCACAAAGTTTGTCCCCGTGTCTCAACATGCCTCACCAACGTCCTCGTCTGACAGCAAAAAGTCT GCTTTCaaaaagaagacagaagaaaagaagaagagcaaTCTCGAACTTTTTAAAGAGGAACTTAAGCT CATTCAGGAGGAACGTGAGGAAAGgcataaaaggaagaaaaatgactcTGAGgctggaggagaaggaggcggaTACGGAGATCTGGACGTTCCGTTATCGGGACGATCAA TGCTGTACGACGACTTGACGGCCCCGGTCACCACTAACCTCTACATTAACTGCATTAGCCCCAAG atgAACGAAGACCTACTCTGCAGAGAGTTTTGTAAATATGGCCCCTTGGCCAGCGTGAAGATCATGTGGCCCCGAACGGACGAGGAGCGCTGCAGGACCTCAAACAGAGCCTTTGTGGCTTTCATGACTCGGAAGGATGCAGAGAGAGCCATGGCCGCTCTAGACG GTAAAGTGATTATGGGCTTTGAAATGAAGCTCGGATGGGGCAAACCAGCCCGCATCCCGCCTCAGCCTCTGTACACACCAGCTGGGGTGAGGGTGGCACCTCCTCCCCCATCTGGTCTCCCTTTCAACGCTCAGCCCAGGGACCGCTTCCGCAACGACTTCACAAAGCCGCTGGGCTCGTCCAAAGCAGAGCTGGACAAG ACTCTGTCCGAAGCCGTAGTCAAAGTGGTTATCCCAACCGAAAG GAATCTGTTATTCCTTATTCACAGGATGGTAGAGTTTGTGGTGCGTGAAGGCCCGTTATTTGAAGCCATGataatgaacaaagaaaaaaacaacccagaTTACAG gtTTCTTTTTGACAACAAAAGCCAAGATCATGTGTATTACCGTTGGAAACTGTTCTCTATCCTCCAG GGCGAGTCCCCGACAAAGTGGAGGACGGCAGAGTTTCGGCTGTTCAGAGGCGGCTCCTTGTGGCGGCCCCCCATCCTCAACAGCTACACCGAGAGGAGCGACGAGGGAGCGGCGGTCGAGGAGGCCGCTCCTccagaggaggaggtgaagaaggGCCAGCTCAGAGCTGA GCACCGACAGAGACTGGAGACTCTTGTGGAGGAGCTGACTCCCAGCAGGGAGGATATCGCCAGCGCCATGTTGTTCTGTCTGGACCGGGCGGACGCAGCAGAGGAAGTCGTGGGACACATTTCAGAGTCCTTTTGTTCTCTTCAAGTTCCCCTTCAGAAGAAG ATTTCTAGATTATATCTCGTGTCGGACATCTTGCACAACTCGTGCGCCAAAGTAGCCGGGGCGTCGTATTATCGGAAATA TTTTGAAAGCAAGCTACCACAGATATTTGAGCATCTACATGCagcacataaaaacattcaagccAGACTGCAGGCTGAGCAGTTTAAG CAAAAGGCCATGAATTGTTTTAGAGCATGGGAAGACTGGGCCATCTATCCCCCGCCTTATCTAATCCAGCTCCAGAACATCTTTTTGGGGTTCGCCAAAGCGGGAGAGGAGGAGACGGACACGCCGGAG GAGGTGTCTGGTGAGATTGACGGTGCACCATTGAACAGAAGGCTTATAGACGGGCTTCCTATGGGGAAAACTCCGGTGGACGACATAGACGGTTGCCCCATGGGCTGGGACCCCCTGGATGGAGTCCCCGTTGATGACATTGATGGCGTTCCCCTAAACGCTCCTATTGATGACATTGATGGAGTTCCCT TGGATGAAAGCAAACTTCCGCTCTCCAGAGTGCCTTTGTCTAAGTGGGAGAAGATCGGTGATACTG TCCAAACTGACTCGAAGTGGGATACTTTAGGGGAGCAGGGTGATGAAAAGAAGGTTCATATTAG CTGCAACTCACAGGATGAAGACGAGGACTCGGAGAGTGACAGCAGCGCCGATTCCTGCAGGTCGCCCAACTATGAGGGGGCAGTTTTGTCtgagagtaaaagaaaaaggctgAGGGAGGTGGAA GTGAAGGTTATGAAACTCCAAGATGAGTTGGAATCTGGAAAGAGGCAGAAGAAGTCTGGGATGAGCATACAGCAACAAGTGGAGAACTACAGgaagaagctgctgcagaag GAGTTTcacaaagatgaagaaaagaCGGAGAGGTCAAAGTCTAAAGACGGGCAGAGGGAAGAAAGGAGACACAAAGACAGGAGCAAAAGAAATGAGGACGGAGACAGAAGGCTGAGCAGTAAACTTGGAGAAAAGCTGAGGAAATCAAGGAGCATCTCTCCATCAag AACAAAGTCTCCTAAATGGTCCAAACGTTCCCGATCACCATCTCCAGACCAGAAGGTCAGCAAATCCAAGTCCCGGTCGCCGCACCGCTCCCACAAGAAGGCAAAGAAGAGCAAACACTAA
- the zgc:163098 gene encoding U2 snRNP-associated SURP motif-containing protein isoform X2: MADRKRKPAASIKPITKKEKVELKKKEEEKAAEVFEEFVASFETSEKSKVKTFVRGGIVNATKEEEEAEIKKSKLYRPTTKFVPVSQHASPTSSSDSKKSAFKKKTEEKKKSNLELFKEELKLIQEEREERHKRKKNDSEAGGEGGGYGDLDVPLSGRSMLYDDLTAPVTTNLYINCISPKMNEDLLCREFCKYGPLASVKIMWPRTDEERCRTSNRAFVAFMTRKDAERAMAALDGKVIMGFEMKLGWGKPARIPPQPLYTPAGVRVAPPPPSGLPFNAQPRDRFRNDFTKPLGSSKAELDKTLSEAVVKVVIPTERNLLFLIHRMVEFVVREGPLFEAMIMNKEKNNPDYRFLFDNKSQDHVYYRWKLFSILQGESPTKWRTAEFRLFRGGSLWRPPILNSYTERSDEGAAVEEAAPPEEEVKKGQLRAEHRQRLETLVEELTPSREDIASAMLFCLDRADAAEEVVGHISESFCSLQVPLQKKISRLYLVSDILHNSCAKVAGASYYRKYFESKLPQIFEHLHAAHKNIQARLQAEQFKQKAMNCFRAWEDWAIYPPPYLIQLQNIFLGFAKAGEEETDTPEVSGEIDGAPLNRRLIDGLPMGKTPVDDIDGCPMGWDPLDGVPVDDIDGVPLNAPIDDIDGVPLDESKLPLSRVPLSKWEKIGDTVQTDSKWDTLGEQGDEKKVHISCNSQDEDEDSESDSSADSCRSPNYEGAVLSESKRKRLREVEVKVMKLQDELESGKRQKKSGMSIQQQVENYRKKLLQKEFHKDEEKTERSKSKDGQREERRHKDRSKRNEDGDRRLSSKLGEKLRKSRSISPSRTKSPKWSKRSRSPSPDQKVSKSKSRSPHRSHKKAKKSKH, translated from the exons gaggaagagaaagcTGCTGAAGTTTTTGAAGAATTTGTTGCATCTTTTGAAACCAGTGAAAAAAGCAAAGTGAAGACTTTTGTACGTGGGGGAATTGTAAATGCGACTAAAG aggaggaagaagcagaaataaagaaaagtaagCTGTACCGACCCACCACAAAGTTTGTCCCCGTGTCTCAACATGCCTCACCAACGTCCTCGTCTGACAGCAAAAAGTCT GCTTTCaaaaagaagacagaagaaaagaagaagagcaaTCTCGAACTTTTTAAAGAGGAACTTAAGCT CATTCAGGAGGAACGTGAGGAAAGgcataaaaggaagaaaaatgactcTGAGgctggaggagaaggaggcggaTACGGAGATCTGGACGTTCCGTTATCGGGACGATCAA TGCTGTACGACGACTTGACGGCCCCGGTCACCACTAACCTCTACATTAACTGCATTAGCCCCAAG atgAACGAAGACCTACTCTGCAGAGAGTTTTGTAAATATGGCCCCTTGGCCAGCGTGAAGATCATGTGGCCCCGAACGGACGAGGAGCGCTGCAGGACCTCAAACAGAGCCTTTGTGGCTTTCATGACTCGGAAGGATGCAGAGAGAGCCATGGCCGCTCTAGACG GTAAAGTGATTATGGGCTTTGAAATGAAGCTCGGATGGGGCAAACCAGCCCGCATCCCGCCTCAGCCTCTGTACACACCAGCTGGGGTGAGGGTGGCACCTCCTCCCCCATCTGGTCTCCCTTTCAACGCTCAGCCCAGGGACCGCTTCCGCAACGACTTCACAAAGCCGCTGGGCTCGTCCAAAGCAGAGCTGGACAAG ACTCTGTCCGAAGCCGTAGTCAAAGTGGTTATCCCAACCGAAAG GAATCTGTTATTCCTTATTCACAGGATGGTAGAGTTTGTGGTGCGTGAAGGCCCGTTATTTGAAGCCATGataatgaacaaagaaaaaaacaacccagaTTACAG gtTTCTTTTTGACAACAAAAGCCAAGATCATGTGTATTACCGTTGGAAACTGTTCTCTATCCTCCAG GGCGAGTCCCCGACAAAGTGGAGGACGGCAGAGTTTCGGCTGTTCAGAGGCGGCTCCTTGTGGCGGCCCCCCATCCTCAACAGCTACACCGAGAGGAGCGACGAGGGAGCGGCGGTCGAGGAGGCCGCTCCTccagaggaggaggtgaagaaggGCCAGCTCAGAGCTGA GCACCGACAGAGACTGGAGACTCTTGTGGAGGAGCTGACTCCCAGCAGGGAGGATATCGCCAGCGCCATGTTGTTCTGTCTGGACCGGGCGGACGCAGCAGAGGAAGTCGTGGGACACATTTCAGAGTCCTTTTGTTCTCTTCAAGTTCCCCTTCAGAAGAAG ATTTCTAGATTATATCTCGTGTCGGACATCTTGCACAACTCGTGCGCCAAAGTAGCCGGGGCGTCGTATTATCGGAAATA TTTTGAAAGCAAGCTACCACAGATATTTGAGCATCTACATGCagcacataaaaacattcaagccAGACTGCAGGCTGAGCAGTTTAAG CAAAAGGCCATGAATTGTTTTAGAGCATGGGAAGACTGGGCCATCTATCCCCCGCCTTATCTAATCCAGCTCCAGAACATCTTTTTGGGGTTCGCCAAAGCGGGAGAGGAGGAGACGGACACGCCGGAG GTGTCTGGTGAGATTGACGGTGCACCATTGAACAGAAGGCTTATAGACGGGCTTCCTATGGGGAAAACTCCGGTGGACGACATAGACGGTTGCCCCATGGGCTGGGACCCCCTGGATGGAGTCCCCGTTGATGACATTGATGGCGTTCCCCTAAACGCTCCTATTGATGACATTGATGGAGTTCCCT TGGATGAAAGCAAACTTCCGCTCTCCAGAGTGCCTTTGTCTAAGTGGGAGAAGATCGGTGATACTG TCCAAACTGACTCGAAGTGGGATACTTTAGGGGAGCAGGGTGATGAAAAGAAGGTTCATATTAG CTGCAACTCACAGGATGAAGACGAGGACTCGGAGAGTGACAGCAGCGCCGATTCCTGCAGGTCGCCCAACTATGAGGGGGCAGTTTTGTCtgagagtaaaagaaaaaggctgAGGGAGGTGGAA GTGAAGGTTATGAAACTCCAAGATGAGTTGGAATCTGGAAAGAGGCAGAAGAAGTCTGGGATGAGCATACAGCAACAAGTGGAGAACTACAGgaagaagctgctgcagaag GAGTTTcacaaagatgaagaaaagaCGGAGAGGTCAAAGTCTAAAGACGGGCAGAGGGAAGAAAGGAGACACAAAGACAGGAGCAAAAGAAATGAGGACGGAGACAGAAGGCTGAGCAGTAAACTTGGAGAAAAGCTGAGGAAATCAAGGAGCATCTCTCCATCAag AACAAAGTCTCCTAAATGGTCCAAACGTTCCCGATCACCATCTCCAGACCAGAAGGTCAGCAAATCCAAGTCCCGGTCGCCGCACCGCTCCCACAAGAAGGCAAAGAAGAGCAAACACTAA